DNA from Asanoa sp. WMMD1127:
CCGCGGGCGCCAGCCTCGCACGCGACCGTGCATTCGCGGCACTCGAGCAGCGCTGGCAACCGGTTCCCGACGAGCGCCAGCCGGCACCGATCCCCACCGGCCCGGTCCAGCTGCGCTACGTCAGCTACACCGAGCCGCACGAGGACTACGACGTCCACCGCGAAGGCTCGGCCGTCGTGCTCGCGGCGGCGCCGGAAAGCGACCTGGCGGCACCATGGCGCCTCGCCGGTCAGGAGATCACGGACCCATCCCGGCTCGCCTTCAGGGCCACCGCCCTCCACGGTGTCCAGGAAGCCCGCCGAGCGGCCGGCAGCCTCTCGGTCGGGGATCTCCTGGCCGAAGCACGCTAGCCGGGCACGCGCATCAGAACTCGCGCTCGTCGTCTAACCAGCTCAGTGCGACGTTCTCGTCGATTCCCGCCCTGGCGGCGAGCTGAGCGACGGCTTCGCCGGCGTCTTCCCGTTCGATCGTCTCGATGCCCGGAAGGCCGTTGATCACCCGGGCGAAGGCACGGATTCCAGCTTCGGGGTCGGGGTTGGTTTCGGCGGCCCGGAATGCCGTGACCGCACGGCGTCCGTTCGCGGTGGACCACTCCCCGAATGGCAGTCCGGATTCGTTCTCGAACCAGTCAGCCGTCCGCAGGCGCGTCACCGACGCCTTCGGCAGCGGCTGGCTCTTCAACTGCGACCGCAGCGCGGTCCCCGCGCGCTGCTCGATGTTCGACGCGTGGAATTCGGTAAGGCGTGGCCAGTTCGTCAACGGCGGAAACTCGCGAAGGTCCGGACAGTCGCCGAGTTGTATGCGCTCCAACTGCGGAAGGTCGGCGATCGCGCGCAGGTTGGCGAGCTGACCGAAGAGCCGCAGGTCCGTCACGTGCGGGAACTGCAGCAGGCTCGCGCAGTCGAATGGCTGGCGCAACGGTTTGGCCCCAACGTACACCGACTCGGCCCCGCCCAGCGCGTCGAGATGCGGCAACACCAGCGGTGTCGAATCTCGGGATGGGAGGGTTGCCGGATAGAAGAAGAGCATGGGGACGGATGCGCCGCTCGCCAATGTGGCCCGGAGAGTCGACACGTTTCCGGATGCCGTGAACGACCTGGCCTCGGCCGGTAGTTCCATCCGCCATGACTGGCCGCCGAGCGTCACCGAGATATCACTGATGCGCGCATGTCCGGCGTCGACGGCCGTCGCAGCCGTGGGTATCCAGTGAAATCGCTCTATGGGGCGGCGTTCGGACCAGCGTAGGAATCCGGTGTCGTTGCCCCGATAGCGAAAGCCCCTGGGCCAGGGTGTGCCCGATGGAGTCGCGAATGCGTCGAAGGTGGACGAGTCGAGCACGTCATCGACCGCCACCACCACATCGGGGCGGGGGGCGCCGGCGACCACGGGTCCGATGCTGAGCCTGCCGTGGCCGGGCGAGCGCTCGATCTGGTGACTCGCGGCTCCTGTCAGCGACAGCACGACGGTTTGGGAGCTGGGCACCGACGAATCATGGCACCGGACGCGGGTACAGAAAACCACTTCGCGGGCGGTCGAACAGGACCATGACGCGATAGCGTCAACGGGCGCAGAGATACTGCTCTATCGCTCGGGAGGTCAAGTGACCATACGCAGGCGGACAACAGCCGCTGCCGGTGCGCTGATCATGGCTGTGACGCTCACCCTCAGTGGCACGGCGAACGCCGCCACCGCGGCGCCGGCCCAGACGGGGATCACCCACGACGAGAACCCCCGCGTCCCCGAGGGCGCGGTGTGGACGGAGGCCTACTTCCCGTCCGCCGACCACAGTGGCGTCGAGCTGCACGCCGACGTGCTCCGGCCGGCCAACCTGTCACCGCGCGCGAAAACGCCGGTGATTCTCGCCGTCGGGCCCTACTTCAGCCACGCCGGCCAGACCGGGCCGGAAGGGTGGACGCAGACCGGGCCGTCCAGTCGCTTCGCCGACTTCACCAGTGGCACCGACCTCTTCGCCCGCGGCTACACCTACGTCATGGTCGACCTGCGCGGCTTCGGCGGCAGCACCGGCTGCCTCGACTGGGTGGGTCCCGGCGAGCAGGCGGACGTGAAGGCCGCGATCCAGTGGGCGGCGAGCCAGCCGTGGTCGACGGGCAAGGTCGGCATGTACGGGAAGTCGTACGACGCCGTGACCGGTCTGGTCGGCAACAACCTGCGTCTGGGCGCCCTGAAGGCCGTCGTCGCCCAGGAGCCCGTGTGGAACATGTACAACTACCTGTTCAGCAACGGTGTCCCGCGACCCAACGTGACCGGCACGCCCAACGCGTACAACAGCATCGCGACCTTGGCGCCGTTGGCCGACGACACGGAGCGCTACCAGGCCAACGCGACTTACGAGGCGAGCCACCCGGAGTGTCTCGCCGACAACCTGACCAACAACAACAATCCTGACCTGGACTCGCGCTACTGGCGGGCGCGCAACCTGGCGGAGCGGGCGCGGGGCACGAACACTCCGCTGTTCGTCACGCAGGGTTTCATCGAGAACAACACGAAGCCCGAGGACATGCAGGAATACCTCGACAACCACCACGGCGTCGAGCGCGGGTGGCTCGGGCAGTGGGAGCACGTCCGCGGCAACGAGACCAACGAGCAGGGTCAGCTGCTGATGGGCCGCGCCGGGTTCTTCGACGAGGTCATGCGCTTCTACGATCGCTACCTCAAGGGCATCAAGCCCGCGATCGACGACCCGGCGTACGCCATCGAGGACAACACCGGCGCATGGCGCGCGCAGCGGACGTGGCCGACGCCCTCCGCGCGCACCGCGGCGAAGCTGGCGGACGGACAGTATGTCGACGACGGGATCGCCTCGACGCTGGCCGCGCCCGCCGGCCAGCGGTGGGACATGGAGCACTACACGGATCCGGCCCCGCCGGCCGCCCGCGGCCCGGCCCCGCCGGCCGCCCGCGGCCCGGCCCCGATGGCCGCCGGCGACACGCACAGCTACTTCAGCTGGTCCACGCCGGTCACGTCCCGGGTGCGGATCACCGGAACCCCGCGGGTCAGCCTGCACGCCGGCGCGCCCGGCAATGTCATGGTGCGCCTGTGGGACGTCGCACCGGACGGGACCGCGGTCATGTTCGACGAGAACGTGGCCCTGATCGAGCGGGCCGGCCGGGTCGCGTTCGACCTCAAGTCCACCGACTGGACGTTCGAGGTCGGCCACCAACTCGGCGTGCAGCTCGGCACGATCGGCAGCGGCAGCTGGCGCGACACCCCGAGCGGCAACACGATCCAGGTCACCCGGGCGCGACTGGACCTGGCGCTGCAGAACCCCCGGTTCGACGTGCCGACCCAGGGCGACCGGTCGCCGTTCCTCGACACCTACCTGCGGCAGTACACGCGCACCCTGACCGAGGTCGGCGAGGGCACCTTCCCGCTCGGCGTCCGCGGCCACCACTGACCGACCCGGACGGCCCGGCCCCGCGGCCGGGCCGCCCGGCCACTGCCTACCGCGGCCGAGCCCGCTCAGGTTCGCAGCGGCGGGAGGCGGCGCGCGAGGGTGGCAGCGGCCGAGAGGACCAGGTCGCGGTCCTCGGAGGTGACGACGTCGTAGGTGTCGGTGTCGCGTTCGCGGCCGAACACGCCGCCGGCGAAGCGGCTGCTGACCACGATGACCGTCCACTCGTCGCTCAGCGGGTCGCCGGCCGGGACGGCGCAGCCGCGTACCCGGCCCGCCGGACGCGGTGGCATGTCGCGCCCGAAGGCGGCGGTGACGACGCCTTCCGCGGCGATCTCCGCGTAGCGGCGGCGCGTGTGGCCGTCGAGCCTCCGCGCGTCCTGGAAGGACGTCAGGATCAGGGCCGGCTCGGTCGCGCCGACGCCACGGTCCTCCAACGTGCGGCTGAGCCGGAGCATGGCCACCCGGGACGCCTGCTCGACCCGGCGCTGGGCGGAAGCGACGCCGAACGGTGTCGTGCCGGCCGGCGCGTGCCGGGCCGGACGCCCCGGCGGCAGCGCCACCGGCGGCGGCGCGAGACGGGCCGGCAGCGCGCCCGGGCGGCCCAGCAGCCAGCCCTGCCCCAGTGCCGCCCCGACTGCCCGTACCGCGGTCAGTTGCTCTGGTGTCTCGATGCCTTCGGCGAGGATCAGCGCGCCGGTGTGGGCGGCCTCGGCACGGGCGGCGTCGACCACGCGCTGCGCGTGCGGCGTCGTCAGGTCGCGGGTCACGGTGCGGTCCAGCTTGATGATGTCGGGCCGCAACAGCGGCATCATGGCCTGGCTCTCCGCGTCGGCGCCGACGTCGTCGAGCGCCATCCGGTTGTCGTCCGACCGCCAGTCCTGCAGGGCGGCCAGCAGGCCGGCCGTATCGTGCGACACCGACCTCTCCGTCACCTCCGCGACCAGCCGCAACCGCTCCTCCGCCTGCGCGAGCACGGGGGCCAGGTCCGGCGGGCATTCGGCGCGGGCGGCCGCCGGCTCGATGTTGACGAACAGCGGCAGCGTCGGCGGGAGGCCGGCGGCGAAGGCGCCGCGGAAGGCGGCGGCGCGGCACACCCAGTCGAGCTCGTCGAGCCGGCCCACGGCCTGCGCCGCGTCGAGCATCGTCTGCGGACTGCTCCAGGGGGTGCCGTCAGGGCCACGGGCCAGCGCCTCGTACGCCACGACCTCGTCGCGGGCCAGGTCGACGATCGGCTGGTACACGCTGTGCACCGCGCGCTCGGCCAAGATCACGTCAAGGTCGGCCACCCGCGCGTGCGATGGCCGGTCGCCGGCAACAGACGCCATACCCCCCGCACCCCCGCAGCTGGTCCCGTCGCCGACGCTACCCGCATCCCCGCCGGCGACCGGGGCGCAAGGTGCCCTTGACATCGATGCGATCCGTGTCGTGCACTGTCGCGCATGGGCCGCAAAGGGACCGTCGTCCTGCTCGCCGTCGCGGCCGTCGCCGGGCTCGCCAGTCTCGCGTTGGGTCTGCTGGAGCCGGCCCGGGTCACGCCGTGGGCGATCGCCTTCGCCATGAGCTGCCTCGTCCTC
Protein-coding regions in this window:
- a CDS encoding CocE/NonD family hydrolase, which produces MAVTLTLSGTANAATAAPAQTGITHDENPRVPEGAVWTEAYFPSADHSGVELHADVLRPANLSPRAKTPVILAVGPYFSHAGQTGPEGWTQTGPSSRFADFTSGTDLFARGYTYVMVDLRGFGGSTGCLDWVGPGEQADVKAAIQWAASQPWSTGKVGMYGKSYDAVTGLVGNNLRLGALKAVVAQEPVWNMYNYLFSNGVPRPNVTGTPNAYNSIATLAPLADDTERYQANATYEASHPECLADNLTNNNNPDLDSRYWRARNLAERARGTNTPLFVTQGFIENNTKPEDMQEYLDNHHGVERGWLGQWEHVRGNETNEQGQLLMGRAGFFDEVMRFYDRYLKGIKPAIDDPAYAIEDNTGAWRAQRTWPTPSARTAAKLADGQYVDDGIASTLAAPAGQRWDMEHYTDPAPPAARGPAPPAARGPAPMAAGDTHSYFSWSTPVTSRVRITGTPRVSLHAGAPGNVMVRLWDVAPDGTAVMFDENVALIERAGRVAFDLKSTDWTFEVGHQLGVQLGTIGSGSWRDTPSGNTIQVTRARLDLALQNPRFDVPTQGDRSPFLDTYLRQYTRTLTEVGEGTFPLGVRGHH
- a CDS encoding EAL domain-containing protein, producing the protein MASVAGDRPSHARVADLDVILAERAVHSVYQPIVDLARDEVVAYEALARGPDGTPWSSPQTMLDAAQAVGRLDELDWVCRAAAFRGAFAAGLPPTLPLFVNIEPAAARAECPPDLAPVLAQAEERLRLVAEVTERSVSHDTAGLLAALQDWRSDDNRMALDDVGADAESQAMMPLLRPDIIKLDRTVTRDLTTPHAQRVVDAARAEAAHTGALILAEGIETPEQLTAVRAVGAALGQGWLLGRPGALPARLAPPPVALPPGRPARHAPAGTTPFGVASAQRRVEQASRVAMLRLSRTLEDRGVGATEPALILTSFQDARRLDGHTRRRYAEIAAEGVVTAAFGRDMPPRPAGRVRGCAVPAGDPLSDEWTVIVVSSRFAGGVFGRERDTDTYDVVTSEDRDLVLSAAATLARRLPPLRT